The Bacteroidota bacterium genome window below encodes:
- a CDS encoding glyoxalase: MQIKELTLHTNSITAVKDFYGSVLSLKIISENSDIISFQSGSTQVNFKLDSESKNPFYHFAFNIPSNKIEEAKDWMKGKVDLMQISENNHIVDFVNWKAKSVYFFDPAGNIVELISRFDLDNKTSEPFDSSQILNVSEIGIVTDNVPALKEKLINDYKVSDFVKSVNSDTFSAMGDDNGLFIVAVNNRNWYPTQIPSQKFPFEVKFIIDKGELYTITDKTM, from the coding sequence GTGCAGATAAAAGAGCTTACTCTTCATACCAATAGTATTACTGCCGTAAAAGATTTTTACGGCAGTGTACTATCATTAAAAATCATATCAGAAAATTCAGACATTATATCTTTTCAGTCAGGCAGCACTCAGGTTAATTTTAAACTGGATTCAGAAAGCAAGAATCCATTCTATCATTTCGCATTCAACATTCCTTCAAATAAGATTGAAGAAGCTAAAGATTGGATGAAGGGTAAAGTGGATTTAATGCAGATTTCCGAAAACAATCATATAGTGGATTTTGTTAACTGGAAAGCAAAGTCGGTTTATTTTTTTGATCCTGCAGGAAACATTGTAGAACTAATTTCCAGGTTTGATTTAGATAATAAAACCAGTGAGCCATTTGATTCATCTCAAATTTTAAATGTTAGTGAAATTGGAATAGTAACTGATAATGTTCCTGCTCTAAAAGAAAAATTAATTAATGATTACAAAGTCTCAGATTTTGTAAAGAGTGTAAACTCCGATACATTTTCTGCAATGGGAGATGATAACGGACTTTTCATTGTTGCAGTAAATAATCGCAACTGGTACCCTACACAAATCCCATCACAGAAATTTCCATTCGAAGTAAAATTTATTATTGACAAAGGCGAGCTCTATACCATAACCGATAAAACGATGTAA